CAGCCGAGTCTCGTCGGCACTGGGCACGACGGCTTCGAAACTCCACCCTAACGCCCCCAGCAGTTCCCGGCGGCGCGGGCTGGACGACGCCAATACGACAGGCGTTTTCACGGCTCACCACGGCCAGACGATTGCCGTAACCCCGATGATCAGACAGTACAGGGAAAAGCCGATCCACTTCTCGCTCGTGACAAGCCGTCGAACCACAGCTAAGGAGAACAGGCCGAACAGAAACGCCGCGGCAAACCCGAGAACCCAGCCCGAAGGCAGCAGAGAGAGAGAGACGTCGCGGAGCTCCAGCAGCGCCGCGCCGAGAATCGCGGGAAGAGAGAGCAGAAACGAGAAGCGAAATGCCTCGTCCTTCGCCAAACCGCAGAACAGGGCCACGACGATCGTGGCGCCTGACCGGGATATCCCCGGCAGGACGGCGATTCCCTGAGCGATGCCGACGATCAGGCCGATCTTCCAGTTCAATGAGTTCCGTCCGCTGGAAAGGACCATCGGCAGGGCTGTCAGCCCGGCCGTAATGAGGAGCATGACGCCGACCAGACGAGGCGAATCCCCGACAGCTTCGGCAACCGGCTTCAGCGGCAGTCCTATACAGGCCGTCACAATCGTCCCAATGACGACGGCCCAACCGAACCGCCAACCGTCGGAGCGGCGCCCGTTCTGGGAAATGAATCCCGAGGCGAACTCTCCGGTCAGGCCGACGATATCCCGAGCGAAGAAACAAATCGTCGCCAACATTGTCGCCACATGAAGCACCAGATCGAACGCCAGCGCAGGCCCCTGAAAACCGAACGCGTGCTGAAAAAGGGCCAAGTGCCCGGAACTGCTGACCGGCAAGTACTCAGTCAGCCCTTGAAGCACCCCTTGACCCAGAGAAACTCCCCAACTGCCCATGACCTAACAGCTCCCTTCGCGGACTGCCGCGCTACTTTTCGAGTCTGGATATTACAGGGATCACACAGGACGACGAGTGAATGTATTTGCGCAGCAGCTCCTTGCACCGGAGCACAACCTGCCGCCGTATCAAGCTTTCGTCGTTACCGCACCGTTTCACGGCCCGACGGACCGCGTCGACAAATTCCTGACGGATAGCCGCCGCGTCGTCCAGATGGATCTGGCCGTAGCTTTCGAACTGAGGATCCCTGACAAGGCCGCCGGAAGCGTCCGTGACGATGGAGACGACCATCACGCCGTTTTCGGCCAGGTCCTGCCGTTCGCCCACGAGAGAGCTTTCCTTTTCACCCAAAGCGAGTCCGTCAACCATCACGTCGCCAGCAGGAACCTGCTTGTCCGCCGACGCGCCGGACGACGTGACCGTCAGGACGTCGCCGTTGTGCAGCAAAAAGACGTTTCCCTCCGGGACCCCGGTCTCCTGAGCCAGCCTGCCGTGACGGACCAACATGCGGTATTCGCCGTGGACAGGAACGAAGTACTTCGGCCGGGTCAGGTTGAGCATGATCTTCAGCTCTTCCCGGGACGCGTGGCCCGACACGTGAAGCTGCTGCTCTTTCTCGTAAAGGACCTCGCAGCCCAGCTCAAACAGCCGGTTGATCGTCCGGCTCACAGTTCGCTCATTGCCCGGAATCGGCGTGGCAAATAGGGCGACCACGTCGCCGGCGGTCAGCTTCACCTTGTGGTGCTGGCCAGTACTCATCAGGACAAGGCCAGAAAATGGCTCGCCCTGACTGCCTGTCGTCATGACGACCAGCTCGGAAGGGTCATATCGGTCAATCTCCTGAAGAGGGACAACGACGCCCGGCTCGGACGTTAAGTACCCCAGCTTGGTCGCCATGTCGACGTTGTTGACCATGCTCCGGCCGGCGAAAGCCACGTGGCGACCGAATCGAGCCGCAGCGTCCAGCACCAGCTGCACCCGATTCAGGTTACTTGCAAACGACGAAATAATGATACGCTGTTTGGGGTAATCCCGAAGCAGTCGATTCAGGGATGGGATGAGGGTTTGCTCCGATGGGGTAAAGCCTGGGCGCTCAACGTTCGTTGAGTCGGCCGCCAAGAGGAGCACGCCCTTTGCCCCCAACGACGCGAGGGTCGCGTAGTCAGTCCCCCGGCCGTCCACTGGCGTCGGATCCAGCTTGAAATCGCCGGTCAAAATGGCCGTTCCAAGCGGCGTGTCGACGGCGACGGCGACGGCGTCAGGAATGGAGTGACAGACGGCGATAAACCGAACCGTAAAGCACCCGAGCTTCACTTCCTCCCCGGCAGCCAGCTCATTCAGCTGGGGCTTAAACCGGGGGGATGACTCGGTCAGTTTGTGCTCTATCAGGCCCAGTGTGAGGCGGGTGGCGTACAGCGGCACGTCGTACTTAGGCAGTACAAACGGCAGCGCGCCGATGTGGTCTTCGTGCCCGTGAGTCACGACGATTCCCCGGATTTTATCCTTGTTTTCGTCCAAATAGGACGTATCGGGAATGACAAAGTCAATTCCCAGCATCTCTTCGTCGGGGAACATCATGCCGCAGTCGACGATCAAGATGTCGTCGCCGCAGCGCAGAACGTACATGTTCTTTCCTATTTCTCCCAGCCCGCCCAGCGGAATAAACTCCAGCGTCTGCCGAGACGTTCTCTTGTGTCCGGCAGCGGACCGGCGGGGGGCGCGTTTCACCGCCGGTTTAAGCGGCGCCGAAACTTTTACCTCGTCTTTTTTCAATCAAATACCTTCTTTGGACTGATGTATTTTTCTCCTCCGGAAAAGCGACCTCTCACAGCCGCTCGCCATGCGGTATAATAGCTGTTACTTCTTCACGAAAGCGGAGGGACCACCGTGACTGAAACGAAAAAGAACGACGAATCAATTCAAATGACCCGCCAGGGCTATGACGCCCTGATGGCCGAGCTCATTCACCTGAGAAGCGAGGAGCGGTACCGCATCGCCAAGCGCATTGAGGAGGCCCGGTCGTTCGGTGACCTGAGCGAAAATGCCGAGTACGCGGCAGCCAAGGACGAGCAGAGCAAACTGGAAGGGAAAATCCAGTCTCTCGAGTACCAGCTCAACCGCGCGGAGGTCGTTGACTCGTCGAGTCTGGACGGCTCTCTGATCGCCGTGGGAACCCAAGTGACCCTGATGGATCAGACTTACAGGAAACAGTTCGTCTACTCTATCGTCAACTCGAAGGAAGCTAACCCCAAAGAGGGGCGAATTTCCTCGGCAAGCCCGGTCGGGCGGGCGATCCTCAATCGACACAAAGGCGACGAAGTGATCGTCAAGACGCCCAAGGGCATACGAAAACTGAAGGTCCTCAAAATAGACGTCATTTAATAACGACGAACGCGATTTAATTTTGTCACAGAAAGAACCCAGCGGCCGGACCTCGCCCCTTCGGTGAGGCCCGGCCGCTTTTTATGTTCATTTTGCTGTTTTTTCCTTCGTGGCGTCCGTTCCCTTTTCCCCTGACGATAGGCCGACGTACACGCCGTCTTCTTCAGAAGTTTTCTCCGTTTCCAACGTTGGCGGCAGAACGTGCTTCGTCGAGCTGGCCTGCTTTCGGGCCGGCACACCAGGCCTAGAGAACGCGTTGGAGATCCCCGCCAGGCCCAAGGCCTGCCGGGACTCGGGGAACGCAGTCACCTCAAACGCGATGCCGTACTTATCGTCATCCTTGTCTGTCAGGTCATCATGGACGAAGAACCACCATCGGCTGCAGCAGTGATTGTCGTATATCAGCTGGTAATCAACCGACTTGAGCTCCCGATGCCAGTGACCGTCACTTGCTCTCGAATCCCGCAGGTCAACCAGTCCCTGCACGTCCAAGTGCCAGTGGCTGGTCACGTCAAATCCGATCCGCGGGTACAGCTGATCCGCGTCGCTGAACCGATCCCACGAGAACGGAGACCTTCCACTGACCCGCTGGCGCAGGTATGCCAACCCCAAAGAGAACCCCCGATGGCGGAGAAGAACGCCGACCTTCGCGGTCGTCACGTCCTGAGTCGGGCTGCCGGTCACGTCGTAGTGATACTGGTGGTACGACGCGTCAACAAACGGCGTGACGGTCCACTCGCGCCCCAAACTAAAAACGTAATCTGTGAAGTACCGGCCTCCCCAGCCCCACCGGGTTCTCCACGCCGGATCCCGATAAAGTCCAGCTTCCTGATAGCGCCCCCAGACGCCATCGAACTGACAGTACTGGCCCCAGTTGCCTATATACAGACCAACCCACGGGGAGCTGACTTTAAACTCGGGCTTGCGCCACAGCGTCGTCTCATACGCCTCTTCACCAGGGCGCCGGTAAACCGAAAGGGTCTGTCGCTCAGCCCAGTACAGTTCCGCATTCCAGCCCGAATGGCCCAAAAGGAATCCCCACCGTGGACGGAGCTTTTTCTGGTCAAGCTCTTTGTTCCACTGGTAACTGTCCTCCGCGTAGGCAGAAAGCCACGGCGTGATGCTCTGGTCCACTCGAACTTTGCCTTCAAAACCAACGTGAGACCATAGATACATGTCGATTGAAAGCTGTCCCCCAGTCCAGAAGAACGCTCCCTTGCTGACGATTCCGAACTGCCGATTGCTGTCGTACGTCAGACTGGGAGCAAAGGGCTTTCGGCGACCGCCCGTGCCGCTGATAACGAGATCAAACGGGTAAATAAAAACCAGGTGACCTTTGAGATATACCCGTGGGCTCTTGGCGATCACCCACCGGCCGGGGACAATCACCATTTGGCGGGTTCTCAGGTGATAGTGAGGATGAACCTGTTTGCAGGTCGTGACGATCACATCGTGCATTTTAACCGCTACGTCGTCTTGAGTGGTTTCTTGAGCGTAACGGGACTTAAACCACCCCTGAGAAAGGGCATCTTGAACCGGAGCTAACTCAGCCTCAGGGCTTTTCAGGTAAGCTGTTCCTAACCCTGCAGGCATCTGCCCTGTCGCTTCGATCAGCTGCCCTTTTTTCTCGTCCAACTGATAGACGGCGTATTTTCCTCGAACGATCTGCGGGCCTGACGAGAAGACGATTGGCTCTCCGACAGAATCACTCCAAGCCTCTACGAGCTGAGTTTTCGTGTTCATCCGTATCCGGCTGGCGCGAAGCTTCATCCCCGAGTACATCAGAACCGCGTTCCCTTCCGCCGTCGCAAGCCCTGATTTCTGGTCGTATTCCACTTGGTCGGCGTTCAGAGTTGTGGGCACGGGAGCAGCTGCCCAGCAGGCCGAAGATAGCAGATAGGCGGCGACAATCAGAATAACACAACGCTTCATCGGTCGAACCTCCACATGATGATCCCATTTTCCAAATGAACGAACTGCCCATCCCGAACTGTTCCTCTGTCTCCGACCAACCCGTATCCCAACGCCGCGATCAAAACGCCATCCGGAAAGCTCCACTGGTCTTCATTTTGGGCCCAAGTCGCGGCCGGCGACGCCATGTCCACCGGTGAATCGGGCCTTTCCCAATTTCCTGCGAGATTTTGAAGGGCCAACGTTTTGGCTGCCCCGTTCCACTGCCCCTCGGGGCAGAACAGCCGAACCAGAGTCCCGTCAGACCGATGATCTTCCAATTTCACGCCCTGAGAAAAGCTCCATGTGTCAGCGCTGTTTTTCCATTCCACCAAGCCGCTCTGCCACTCCAGATGGCCTTCAGGCCTTTCCCAGCTCCCTGATGGGGTCTGAAATACCGCCAATCCATTTTTATCCGAGTAGGTTCCGCTGGGAGCATGGAGCGTCTTTTTGCTTTTTTCCGCTCTCGCCTCGACGCCCTCGAACTCGTCGTGATCCGCCAGCCTGGCGGCTTGGGAAACGGTAACCGTCCAGACGTCGTTCCCGCTGGGGCGGGAGAAACTCAAG
This is a stretch of genomic DNA from Jonquetella anthropi DSM 22815. It encodes these proteins:
- a CDS encoding ribonuclease J produces the protein MKKDEVKVSAPLKPAVKRAPRRSAAGHKRTSRQTLEFIPLGGLGEIGKNMYVLRCGDDILIVDCGMMFPDEEMLGIDFVIPDTSYLDENKDKIRGIVVTHGHEDHIGALPFVLPKYDVPLYATRLTLGLIEHKLTESSPRFKPQLNELAAGEEVKLGCFTVRFIAVCHSIPDAVAVAVDTPLGTAILTGDFKLDPTPVDGRGTDYATLASLGAKGVLLLAADSTNVERPGFTPSEQTLIPSLNRLLRDYPKQRIIISSFASNLNRVQLVLDAAARFGRHVAFAGRSMVNNVDMATKLGYLTSEPGVVVPLQEIDRYDPSELVVMTTGSQGEPFSGLVLMSTGQHHKVKLTAGDVVALFATPIPGNERTVSRTINRLFELGCEVLYEKEQQLHVSGHASREELKIMLNLTRPKYFVPVHGEYRMLVRHGRLAQETGVPEGNVFLLHNGDVLTVTSSGASADKQVPAGDVMVDGLALGEKESSLVGERQDLAENGVMVVSIVTDASGGLVRDPQFESYGQIHLDDAAAIRQEFVDAVRRAVKRCGNDESLIRRQVVLRCKELLRKYIHSSSCVIPVISRLEK
- the greA gene encoding transcription elongation factor GreA, with amino-acid sequence MTETKKNDESIQMTRQGYDALMAELIHLRSEERYRIAKRIEEARSFGDLSENAEYAAAKDEQSKLEGKIQSLEYQLNRAEVVDSSSLDGSLIAVGTQVTLMDQTYRKQFVYSIVNSKEANPKEGRISSASPVGRAILNRHKGDEVIVKTPKGIRKLKVLKIDVI
- a CDS encoding LPS-assembly protein LptD, giving the protein MKRCVILIVAAYLLSSACWAAAPVPTTLNADQVEYDQKSGLATAEGNAVLMYSGMKLRASRIRMNTKTQLVEAWSDSVGEPIVFSSGPQIVRGKYAVYQLDEKKGQLIEATGQMPAGLGTAYLKSPEAELAPVQDALSQGWFKSRYAQETTQDDVAVKMHDVIVTTCKQVHPHYHLRTRQMVIVPGRWVIAKSPRVYLKGHLVFIYPFDLVISGTGGRRKPFAPSLTYDSNRQFGIVSKGAFFWTGGQLSIDMYLWSHVGFEGKVRVDQSITPWLSAYAEDSYQWNKELDQKKLRPRWGFLLGHSGWNAELYWAERQTLSVYRRPGEEAYETTLWRKPEFKVSSPWVGLYIGNWGQYCQFDGVWGRYQEAGLYRDPAWRTRWGWGGRYFTDYVFSLGREWTVTPFVDASYHQYHYDVTGSPTQDVTTAKVGVLLRHRGFSLGLAYLRQRVSGRSPFSWDRFSDADQLYPRIGFDVTSHWHLDVQGLVDLRDSRASDGHWHRELKSVDYQLIYDNHCCSRWWFFVHDDLTDKDDDKYGIAFEVTAFPESRQALGLAGISNAFSRPGVPARKQASSTKHVLPPTLETEKTSEEDGVYVGLSSGEKGTDATKEKTAK
- a CDS encoding undecaprenyl-diphosphate phosphatase gives rise to the protein MGSWGVSLGQGVLQGLTEYLPVSSSGHLALFQHAFGFQGPALAFDLVLHVATMLATICFFARDIVGLTGEFASGFISQNGRRSDGWRFGWAVVIGTIVTACIGLPLKPVAEAVGDSPRLVGVMLLITAGLTALPMVLSSGRNSLNWKIGLIVGIAQGIAVLPGISRSGATIVVALFCGLAKDEAFRFSFLLSLPAILGAALLELRDVSLSLLPSGWVLGFAAAFLFGLFSLAVVRRLVTSEKWIGFSLYCLIIGVTAIVWPW